A portion of the Acidisoma sp. PAMC 29798 genome contains these proteins:
- a CDS encoding response regulator, translated as MSGTPPLPDDATLHAHVLVVDDDERLRRLLVRYLTDHGFRVTAAADAAEARLSLRSLRPDLMILDVTMPGETGLELVDDLRRNGDPELPVLLLTARGAPEDRIAGFEAGADDYLGKPFDPYELVLRVRALLRRAGSVGAVATADIGPVRLGDAEFDPARGELRNAAGPMRLTGGEVALLTALARKPNQILSREEIALALGMDEPGERAIDVQVTRLRRKIERDSREPRFLHTVRGRGYVLKPGV; from the coding sequence GACGATGAGCGGCTGCGGCGCCTTCTGGTGCGGTATCTGACCGATCACGGCTTTCGCGTCACGGCCGCCGCTGACGCGGCCGAGGCGCGACTGAGCCTGCGGTCGCTGCGGCCGGATTTGATGATCCTCGATGTCACCATGCCGGGCGAGACGGGGTTGGAGCTGGTCGATGACCTGCGGCGCAACGGGGACCCGGAACTGCCGGTGCTGTTGCTGACGGCCCGGGGCGCGCCGGAGGATCGCATCGCGGGTTTCGAGGCCGGCGCCGATGATTACCTCGGCAAGCCCTTCGACCCCTACGAGTTGGTGCTGCGCGTGCGCGCCCTGCTGCGACGGGCCGGGAGTGTCGGTGCCGTCGCAACCGCGGATATCGGTCCCGTACGCCTCGGCGACGCGGAATTCGACCCGGCGCGCGGCGAACTCCGCAATGCTGCCGGACCGATGCGCCTGACGGGTGGGGAGGTGGCGCTGCTGACGGCGCTCGCCCGCAAGCCGAACCAGATTCTGTCGCGAGAGGAAATCGCACTCGCCCTGGGTATGGATGAGCCCGGCGAGCGCGCGATCGACGTCCAGGTGACCCGGCTGCGGCGCAAGATCGAGCGTGATTCGCGCGAGCCGCGCTTTCTGCACACCGTGCGTGGGCGCGGCTATGTTCTCAAGCCAGGTGTATGA
- a CDS encoding ATP-binding protein encodes MSLAAPERLFRKFLPRGLFARSLLIILLPILLLEAVTLQVFYGSHLGIISRRFAFSIAGEIAFSLDVIARSPDPATQWRITNDVARQFDLHMTFDPGRKMVPRREINVLGPQDDDLAEALRQHLSLPFQMDWVSDPDSVLIQMQLPNGVVDVAVPRKRLYAGTMYIFVSWVVGTSILLIIIAVLFLRVQVRGIRRLARAAETFGMGRDRGPIQPEGAREVRRAAIAFNRMQERVVRFVAQRTDMLAGVSHDLRTPLTRLRLTLAMLPTGPQLAPDVADMTADVEEMERMIAGYLAFARGEGAETTTPTDLSAMLEEIVARARRAGTKISLHGASDLVLPLRADAMRRAITNLVDNGRRHAVHVTIGVALHGQNAVNVTVDDDGPGIPESRRESVFRPFESGAHPGLPGGGTGLGLSIARDIVRAHGGEITLSDSPLGGLRATIRLPL; translated from the coding sequence ATGTCGTTAGCGGCGCCCGAGCGTTTGTTCCGGAAATTTCTGCCGCGCGGCCTGTTCGCGCGCAGCCTGCTGATCATCCTGCTGCCGATCCTGCTGCTGGAAGCGGTGACGCTTCAGGTCTTCTACGGCAGTCATCTGGGCATCATCTCCCGCCGTTTCGCCTTCAGCATCGCGGGCGAGATCGCCTTCAGCCTGGATGTCATCGCCCGTAGCCCGGACCCCGCAACGCAATGGCGCATCACCAATGATGTGGCGCGGCAGTTCGACTTGCATATGACCTTCGATCCGGGGCGGAAGATGGTTCCGCGGCGCGAGATCAACGTCCTCGGTCCCCAGGATGACGATCTGGCCGAGGCGCTGCGCCAGCATCTCAGCTTGCCGTTCCAGATGGACTGGGTGTCCGATCCGGACTCTGTGCTCATCCAGATGCAATTGCCCAATGGCGTTGTGGACGTCGCGGTACCCCGCAAGCGCCTCTATGCGGGCACGATGTATATCTTCGTGAGCTGGGTCGTGGGCACCTCGATCCTGCTGATCATCATTGCGGTGCTGTTCTTGCGGGTTCAGGTGCGGGGCATCCGCCGTCTGGCGCGCGCGGCCGAAACCTTCGGCATGGGCCGTGACCGTGGCCCCATTCAGCCTGAAGGCGCGCGGGAGGTGCGGCGTGCCGCGATCGCCTTCAACCGGATGCAGGAGCGTGTGGTGCGGTTCGTCGCCCAGCGCACGGATATGCTCGCCGGCGTGTCCCATGATTTGCGCACGCCGCTGACACGCCTGCGCCTAACGCTGGCGATGCTTCCGACCGGGCCTCAACTCGCCCCCGATGTGGCCGACATGACGGCGGATGTGGAGGAGATGGAGCGGATGATCGCGGGCTACCTTGCCTTCGCGCGGGGCGAGGGGGCGGAGACGACGACGCCCACTGATCTGTCGGCGATGCTGGAGGAGATTGTGGCGCGGGCTCGGCGGGCAGGGACCAAAATCTCGCTGCACGGTGCGTCAGACCTCGTTTTACCGCTGCGGGCCGATGCGATGCGCCGCGCGATCACCAACCTGGTCGATAACGGCCGGCGTCATGCCGTGCATGTCACGATCGGCGTCGCGCTCCATGGCCAGAACGCGGTCAATGTCACGGTGGATGACGATGGGCCCGGCATTCCCGAGTCGCGGCGGGAGAGTGTGTTTCGACCCTTCGAAAGCGGGGCGCACCCCGGCTTGCCGGGCGGCGGCACCGGGCTCGGCCTGAGCATTGCGCGCGATATTGTGCGCGCCCATGGCGGAGAGATCACGCTGAGCGACAGTCCGCTCGGTGGCCTGCGCGCGACGATCCGTTTGCCGCTATGA
- a CDS encoding type II toxin-antitoxin system VapC family toxin — protein sequence MIILDTNVISEVMKDEPNPIVLGWLNAMPPASLFVASVSQAELLYGIALLPAGKRRGDLLHAASIAFNRHFRGRVLPFDNDAAHAYAELASTRRQAGRPMTPFDAQIAAIARSRGAELATRNVPDFDGCGIVVINPWSLTS from the coding sequence GTGATCATTCTTGATACGAACGTGATTTCGGAAGTCATGAAAGACGAACCGAATCCGATCGTGCTCGGCTGGCTCAATGCGATGCCGCCTGCCAGCCTCTTTGTGGCATCCGTGTCACAGGCCGAGTTGTTATATGGAATAGCGCTCTTGCCTGCGGGAAAGCGACGCGGCGACCTGCTTCACGCCGCCAGCATAGCCTTCAACAGACATTTCCGGGGGCGTGTTCTTCCCTTCGACAATGATGCCGCTCACGCCTATGCGGAACTAGCCTCTACCCGCAGACAGGCCGGTCGGCCGATGACCCCATTTGACGCACAGATCGCCGCGATTGCACGATCACGTGGCGCAGAGCTTGCGACACGCAACGTCCCTGACTTCGACGGCTGCGGGATCGTCGTGATCAATCCATGGAGCCTGACGTCATAG
- a CDS encoding FitA-like ribbon-helix-helix domain-containing protein, whose protein sequence is MASITIRNLDEPLKARLRVQAAVHGRSMEEEARDILRANLNTEPTSPVALGTALNALFKPLGGLDLPDVTREPMREPPSFD, encoded by the coding sequence ATGGCAAGCATTACGATTCGAAATCTGGACGAGCCCTTGAAGGCGCGGTTGCGCGTTCAAGCCGCAGTGCATGGTCGCTCAATGGAGGAGGAAGCCCGCGATATATTACGGGCCAATCTGAACACTGAGCCCACCTCGCCCGTGGCGCTCGGCACGGCCCTCAATGCTTTGTTTAAGCCTCTCGGTGGCCTCGATCTTCCAGACGTTACCCGTGAGCCGATGCGCGAGCCGCCATCCTTTGACTAG
- a CDS encoding exodeoxyribonuclease VII small subunit, translating to MSASLAPNAAGPADVSALSFEDALTELEKIVRGLESGQQKLEEAITAFERGSALRRHCESKLAEAETRIQAIVERADGALSTRPIE from the coding sequence ATGTCCGCTTCCCTTGCGCCCAACGCGGCCGGACCTGCGGATGTATCGGCCCTCTCGTTCGAGGACGCTCTCACTGAGCTGGAAAAGATCGTCCGTGGCCTGGAAAGTGGCCAGCAGAAGCTGGAGGAGGCGATCACCGCCTTTGAACGCGGAAGCGCCCTCCGCCGTCACTGCGAGTCCAAACTTGCCGAGGCCGAGACCCGAATTCAGGCGATTGTCGAGCGCGCGGACGGCGCGCTCAGCACGCGGCCGATCGAGTAG
- a CDS encoding polyprenyl synthetase family protein produces the protein MNLVASDTRTALTEALKRRAREVEHALDVLLPLPDGQEKRLIEAMRYAVLGGGKRLRGFLVMETASLFSVAPACAARVAASVEMLHAYSLVHDDLPAMDDDDLRRGQPSCHRAFDEATAILAGDALLTRAFEVLVDSDTHSDSQARCELVAALGAAAGARGMVGGQMIDMVSEGTQLSAPEVTRLQALKTGRLIQYSAEAGAILGRAPPQQRHHIAAFGRDLGAAFQIADDILDAEGTEEEIGKTAGKDAAAGKATMVSIMGLEQARAHAAMLAAQAANYLASFGDRAAHLVALTDFVVSRRS, from the coding sequence ATGAACCTCGTCGCGAGCGATACCCGAACCGCCCTGACCGAAGCCCTCAAACGGCGCGCCCGAGAAGTCGAGCACGCGCTGGATGTGCTTCTTCCCCTGCCGGACGGGCAGGAGAAGCGGCTGATCGAGGCCATGCGCTATGCCGTGCTTGGCGGTGGCAAGCGGCTGCGTGGGTTCCTCGTCATGGAAACGGCAAGCCTCTTTTCGGTCGCGCCGGCCTGTGCCGCGCGCGTCGCGGCATCGGTGGAAATGCTCCACGCCTATTCTCTGGTTCATGACGATCTGCCGGCAATGGACGATGACGACCTGCGCCGTGGTCAGCCGAGTTGCCACCGCGCCTTTGACGAGGCGACGGCGATCCTTGCCGGCGATGCCCTGCTGACCCGCGCTTTCGAAGTTCTGGTCGACAGCGACACCCATTCCGATTCGCAGGCGCGCTGCGAGTTGGTGGCGGCGCTGGGTGCGGCGGCCGGCGCACGCGGCATGGTCGGCGGCCAGATGATCGACATGGTCTCGGAAGGGACCCAGCTTTCGGCGCCGGAAGTGACGCGCCTTCAGGCCCTTAAGACCGGGCGCCTCATCCAATACAGTGCCGAGGCCGGTGCGATTCTCGGCCGCGCGCCGCCGCAGCAGCGCCATCATATCGCGGCGTTCGGCCGCGATCTCGGCGCCGCCTTCCAGATTGCCGACGACATTCTCGATGCCGAGGGCACCGAGGAAGAGATCGGCAAGACCGCCGGCAAAGATGCTGCCGCCGGCAAGGCCACCATGGTGTCGATCATGGGCCTGGAGCAGGCGCGCGCCCATGCGGCGATGCTCGCGGCTCAGGCTGCCAATTACCTCGCGAGTTTCGGTGACCGCGCCGCGCATCTGGTCGCCCTGACTGATTTCGTGGTTTCGAGACGGAGTTGA
- the dxs gene encoding 1-deoxy-D-xylulose-5-phosphate synthase → MPPHTPLLDRVHIPSDLRNFSNEQLAQIAEELRAEVVDTVSVTGGHLGAALGVIELTVAIHAVFDTPTDRLIWDVGHQAYPHKILTGRRDRIRTLRQPGGLSGFTRRSESEYDPFGAAHSSTSISAGLGMAVARDLKGENNEQQIICVIGDGAMSAGMAYEAMNNAGSMKSRLIVILNDNDMSIAPPVGAMSAYLSRLISSQSFLNLRDLASRMAKRFPRSIERTAKRAEEYARGILTGGTLFEELGFYYVGPIDGHNMDHLLPILRNLRDHEEGGPVLLHVVTQKGKGYAPAEASADKYHGVTRFNVITGEQTKAPPGPPSYTKVFANALIAEAEADDRVVAVTAAMPTGTGLDSFGKRFPERTFDVGIAEQHGVTFAAGMATEGMKPFVAIYSTFLQRAYDQVVHDVAIQHLPVRFAMDRAGMVGADGHTHAGVYDLCFMGCLPGIVLMAPSDEVELMHMVATAAQIDDRPSAFRFPRGEGLGLELPKRGTVLEIGRGRIIREGSKVAILALGPRLQEALKAADELAGRGLSTTVADARFAKPLDTALITQLARHHEVLITIEDNVSGGFGSAVMHYMALAGLLDGGVKMRPMTIPDKMIDHNTPSGQSIEAGLTAKDIVATALSALGIAAGTSAVRA, encoded by the coding sequence ATGCCCCCGCATACGCCGCTGCTCGATCGCGTTCATATCCCCTCCGATCTTCGTAACTTCTCCAACGAGCAGCTTGCCCAGATCGCCGAGGAACTTCGCGCCGAGGTCGTCGACACCGTCTCCGTCACCGGCGGCCATCTCGGCGCCGCCCTCGGCGTGATCGAGCTGACGGTCGCGATCCATGCCGTGTTCGATACGCCGACGGACCGGCTGATCTGGGATGTCGGTCATCAGGCCTACCCGCATAAGATCCTGACCGGACGGCGGGATCGTATCCGCACCCTGCGCCAGCCGGGTGGCCTGTCGGGCTTCACCCGCCGCAGCGAGAGCGAATACGACCCCTTCGGTGCCGCCCATTCCTCGACCTCTATCTCGGCCGGCCTCGGCATGGCCGTCGCCCGCGACCTCAAGGGTGAGAACAACGAGCAGCAGATCATTTGCGTGATCGGTGACGGCGCGATGAGTGCCGGCATGGCCTATGAGGCGATGAATAACGCGGGCTCGATGAAAAGCCGCTTGATCGTCATCCTCAATGATAACGACATGTCCATCGCGCCGCCCGTGGGCGCGATGAGCGCCTATCTGTCGCGGCTGATCTCCTCCCAGTCCTTCCTCAACCTGCGCGATCTCGCCTCCCGAATGGCCAAGCGCTTCCCGCGCTCCATCGAGCGGACGGCCAAGCGCGCCGAGGAATATGCGCGCGGTATCTTGACCGGCGGCACCTTGTTCGAGGAACTGGGCTTCTACTATGTCGGCCCGATCGACGGCCATAACATGGACCATCTACTGCCGATCCTGCGCAATCTGCGCGACCATGAGGAAGGCGGCCCGGTACTGCTTCATGTCGTGACGCAGAAGGGCAAGGGCTATGCCCCGGCCGAAGCCAGCGCCGACAAATACCACGGCGTCACCCGCTTCAATGTCATCACCGGTGAGCAGACCAAGGCCCCGCCGGGACCGCCGAGCTATACCAAGGTCTTCGCCAATGCGCTGATCGCCGAGGCCGAGGCCGATGACCGCGTGGTCGCGGTCACCGCCGCCATGCCGACCGGCACGGGGCTGGACAGCTTTGGCAAGCGCTTCCCCGAGCGCACCTTCGACGTGGGCATTGCCGAGCAGCATGGCGTGACCTTCGCCGCCGGCATGGCGACCGAGGGCATGAAGCCCTTCGTGGCGATCTACTCCACCTTCCTGCAGCGCGCCTATGATCAGGTCGTGCATGACGTGGCCATCCAGCATCTGCCGGTGCGCTTCGCCATGGACCGTGCCGGAATGGTCGGTGCCGACGGCCATACCCATGCCGGCGTCTACGATCTTTGCTTCATGGGCTGTCTGCCGGGCATCGTGCTGATGGCGCCGTCCGATGAAGTCGAGCTGATGCATATGGTGGCAACCGCCGCCCAGATTGACGATCGACCCAGCGCCTTCCGCTTTCCGCGCGGTGAGGGGCTTGGGCTCGAACTGCCCAAGCGCGGCACCGTGCTCGAAATCGGGCGCGGCCGGATCATTCGCGAAGGCTCCAAGGTCGCCATTCTGGCGCTCGGCCCCCGCTTGCAGGAGGCGCTGAAGGCGGCCGACGAACTCGCCGGACGCGGCTTGAGCACGACGGTCGCGGATGCCCGCTTCGCCAAGCCCCTCGACACCGCATTGATCACCCAGCTCGCGCGGCATCATGAAGTGCTGATCACCATCGAAGACAATGTGTCCGGTGGCTTCGGCTCCGCCGTGATGCATTACATGGCGCTTGCCGGCTTGCTCGACGGCGGCGTGAAGATGCGGCCGATGACGATCCCCGACAAAATGATCGACCACAACACGCCTTCCGGCCAGTCGATCGAGGCCGGGCTGACGGCCAAGGACATCGTGGCGACGGCTCTCTCCGCTCTCGGTATTGCCGCCGGAACCTCTGCGGTGCGCGCCTGA
- a CDS encoding flavin reductase, with translation MSSTISDKTRQFRNALGSFATGVTIITTRSPDGRDVGVTANSFNSVSLDPPMILWSLGKNSSSLDAFMAAEHFAVHVLAMDQEALSGKFARSSDTKFDGVTVERGAGGIPLIPGCAARFQCRTAYRHEGGDHMILVGEVDEFDHDGHAPLAFHGGRYGVFVKNEAPAAVGGGAPLLGDLLAGAQSKLDARVSDDIAASGLATEEFQVLRFLAEGPHGVADLEALMGPTSETATEVMLEDLAARDLVLHTDDAVSLTDVGRAAVAALVERVSAAEAAALQALTGHEIALLRRFLARVE, from the coding sequence ATGTCTTCGACCATCAGCGACAAGACCCGCCAGTTCCGAAACGCGCTCGGGTCTTTCGCGACGGGTGTGACGATCATCACCACGCGCTCGCCCGATGGCCGCGATGTCGGCGTCACCGCCAATAGCTTCAACTCGGTGTCCCTCGATCCGCCGATGATTCTGTGGAGCCTGGGCAAGAACTCCAGCAGTCTCGACGCCTTCATGGCGGCGGAGCATTTCGCCGTGCATGTTCTGGCGATGGATCAGGAGGCGCTGTCGGGCAAGTTCGCCCGCAGCAGCGACACCAAGTTCGACGGCGTGACGGTGGAGCGCGGTGCCGGTGGCATTCCGCTCATTCCCGGCTGCGCCGCGCGGTTCCAGTGTCGCACCGCCTATCGCCACGAAGGCGGCGATCACATGATTCTAGTCGGCGAGGTCGATGAATTCGACCATGATGGCCATGCCCCGCTGGCTTTCCACGGCGGCCGTTACGGCGTTTTCGTCAAGAACGAAGCGCCAGCGGCGGTCGGTGGGGGGGCACCGCTTCTGGGGGATCTGCTGGCCGGGGCGCAATCCAAACTCGACGCGCGGGTGTCGGACGACATCGCCGCGTCCGGCTTGGCGACCGAGGAATTCCAGGTGCTGCGGTTTTTGGCCGAGGGACCGCACGGGGTTGCGGACCTGGAGGCTTTGATGGGGCCGACCAGCGAAACCGCGACCGAGGTGATGTTGGAAGATCTGGCGGCGCGTGACCTCGTTCTGCACACGGACGACGCGGTGTCTCTTACCGATGTCGGTCGCGCCGCCGTGGCGGCCTTGGTCGAGCGCGTGAGTGCTGCGGAAGCCGCAGCACTTCAGGCGCTGACAGGGCATGAAATCGCCCTGCTGCGGCGGTTTCTGGCTCGGGTGGAGTAG
- a CDS encoding response regulator produces MIDPASILDRKRVLVVEDEMLVALLIEDLLYDLGCIVIGPFGTLRKALDAAASEAFDLAVLDVNLAGERAYPVAEVLTGRNIPFVFLSGYGQSAMPRNRPEWKVCSKPFRREALATALASRLVAHTP; encoded by the coding sequence GTGATAGACCCTGCGTCCATCCTGGACCGCAAGCGCGTCCTGGTCGTGGAAGACGAAATGTTGGTCGCTTTGCTGATCGAGGATCTGCTGTACGATCTGGGCTGCATCGTCATCGGGCCGTTCGGGACGCTGCGTAAAGCGCTGGATGCCGCTGCATCTGAGGCCTTCGATCTCGCCGTGCTCGACGTTAATCTCGCGGGGGAACGGGCCTACCCGGTGGCCGAGGTATTGACCGGCAGAAACATCCCCTTCGTCTTCCTGTCCGGCTATGGCCAGAGCGCGATGCCGCGCAATCGCCCGGAGTGGAAGGTGTGCAGCAAACCCTTCAGGCGGGAGGCGCTGGCGACAGCCCTCGCGTCCAGGCTCGTCGCGCACACACCCTGA
- a CDS encoding CheR family methyltransferase, with translation MQQSSHDASLTVVGIGASAGGIEAFRSFFEAMPGDSGMALLVVLHSSAGHKSLLPEILSRWTPMPVREARDGETVEANTVLVIPPGYLSRFEDGQIRLDLPLQDDGRILNPIDVLFDSMARSLGDHAIGVILSGTGHDGALGLKAIKMSGGLTLAQGTDGTAPQYSGMPESAVALDAVDLQVPVDKIPAHILAARDTREAQGRDREDSVRVQRTRLAICAIIRSRLAHDFSQYKEQTFMRRVQRRMQVLKLTGLDAYIARLEEDREQVVLLFRDLLISVTSFFRDKETFDTLARDIIPRLFKGKDATGTVCIWVPGCATGEEAYSLAILIREHMDTVTNPPKVQIFASDIDEQAISSARAGRYPSTLLDGLSPGRRARFFTRGDSAYSVSREIRELCTFSAHSLIRDPPFSRMDMISCRNLLIYLDSNLQSTVIPIFHYSLVPDGILLLGISETISRHDTLFEPLDRAHRFFTRRDVPSEAPRMPYIASREPITALRASDGDTDPKSHWRRAIGLAGQRVLERFASAYVVVTEGGDIAHYSTNTSKYLEMPAGTPTTNLFEMARRSWNLEIRNALRRCIETGRSVEQDRSLPDTDADGATTVRLVVEPLAVAAATPLYLVIFVETGKSGRPVRTPLDMPPAEDAGLVSQLEDDIRVLREQLQSVTEEYGTALEELRSSNEELQSVNEELQSTNEELETSKEEIQSINEELNTVNAELVRKIEELDKTSSDLRNLFDSTKVATVFLDSFMIIRSFTPEIAKIYSLIPTDQGRPLTDIVHNLDYHDLRTDVRHVLRTMEPLERRVARSDGSAHYLMRILPYRTPESAIDGSLVTFVDVTSIVRAEEHQRLLIDELNHRVKNMLTVVISLATHTLRRSTSLTDFGSIFLGRIHALTAAYELVTRDGWSNVPLRAVLVEELKPFMTPDGVNIILEGPDVMIEPRGALALGMAVHELTTNAAKYGALSVAEGTVSVQWSIEKRDDGEYLRLHWAEDYGPTISLPVRRGFGMMLIERGLAHDLAGEMTVDFAPGGVRANLSAPLRIRPELLNAHHTTDDE, from the coding sequence TTGCAGCAGTCGTCGCATGATGCCTCGCTCACCGTCGTCGGCATAGGTGCGTCGGCCGGTGGTATCGAAGCGTTCCGCAGCTTTTTCGAAGCGATGCCCGGTGACAGCGGGATGGCGCTGCTCGTCGTTCTGCATTCCTCGGCGGGTCATAAAAGCCTTCTGCCGGAGATCCTGTCACGCTGGACGCCGATGCCCGTTCGCGAAGCACGCGATGGCGAGACCGTCGAGGCGAATACGGTCCTTGTGATTCCGCCCGGCTACCTGTCGCGTTTCGAAGATGGGCAAATACGCCTGGACCTTCCTCTCCAGGACGATGGCCGCATCCTCAATCCGATCGATGTTTTGTTCGACTCGATGGCGCGCAGTCTTGGCGACCACGCCATTGGCGTCATCCTGTCCGGGACGGGTCATGATGGCGCGCTCGGGCTCAAGGCCATCAAGATGAGTGGGGGCCTGACCCTCGCCCAAGGTACGGATGGCACCGCACCGCAATATTCCGGCATGCCGGAAAGCGCGGTCGCATTGGATGCGGTGGACCTTCAGGTCCCGGTCGACAAGATTCCAGCCCATATTTTGGCCGCACGGGACACACGAGAAGCCCAAGGGCGAGACCGTGAAGATAGCGTTCGGGTTCAACGCACGCGTCTCGCGATCTGCGCCATTATCCGGTCCAGGCTTGCCCACGACTTCAGCCAATACAAGGAACAGACCTTTATGCGCCGCGTCCAGCGGCGCATGCAGGTTCTGAAGCTCACTGGCTTGGATGCCTATATCGCGCGGCTGGAAGAGGATCGCGAGCAGGTCGTTTTGTTGTTTCGCGACCTGCTGATCAGCGTCACCAGCTTCTTCCGCGACAAGGAAACCTTCGACACGCTCGCCCGCGACATCATTCCCCGTCTATTCAAGGGCAAGGACGCCACCGGAACCGTTTGCATATGGGTTCCCGGCTGCGCTACGGGCGAGGAAGCCTATTCCCTCGCCATCCTCATACGCGAGCATATGGATACGGTCACAAACCCGCCGAAGGTCCAGATCTTCGCGAGCGACATCGACGAACAGGCCATCAGCTCCGCCCGGGCCGGTCGCTATCCGAGTACGCTTTTGGATGGTCTGTCGCCCGGTCGCCGCGCCCGTTTCTTCACGCGGGGTGACAGCGCCTACAGCGTATCGCGAGAGATCCGCGAGCTTTGTACCTTTTCCGCCCATAGCCTCATCCGCGATCCGCCCTTCTCACGGATGGACATGATCTCCTGTCGCAATTTGCTGATCTATCTCGACAGTAATCTGCAATCGACGGTCATTCCGATCTTTCATTATTCCTTGGTCCCAGACGGCATCCTTCTGCTCGGCATATCGGAAACGATATCCCGACACGATACGCTGTTCGAGCCGCTGGATCGGGCCCATCGGTTCTTTACCCGGCGGGATGTGCCGAGCGAAGCGCCGCGGATGCCCTATATTGCGTCGCGGGAGCCGATCACGGCTCTGCGTGCGTCGGATGGGGACACGGACCCCAAGTCCCATTGGCGGCGAGCGATCGGCCTCGCCGGCCAGCGCGTCCTCGAACGTTTCGCCTCTGCCTATGTCGTGGTGACCGAAGGGGGTGACATCGCCCATTATTCGACTAACACGAGCAAGTATCTCGAAATGCCTGCCGGCACGCCGACCACGAATCTTTTTGAGATGGCGCGGCGCAGTTGGAACTTGGAAATCCGTAACGCCCTGCGGCGCTGCATCGAAACCGGCCGTTCCGTGGAGCAGGATCGGAGCCTGCCTGACACGGACGCCGATGGTGCGACCACCGTGAGGCTCGTCGTGGAACCGCTGGCTGTGGCAGCCGCCACGCCCCTCTATCTCGTCATCTTCGTGGAGACGGGTAAAAGCGGCAGGCCCGTTCGCACACCGCTTGACATGCCCCCGGCCGAGGATGCGGGCCTAGTCTCCCAACTCGAAGATGACATACGCGTGTTGCGTGAGCAGCTTCAGTCCGTCACCGAGGAATACGGGACAGCGCTGGAAGAGCTGAGAAGCTCAAACGAGGAACTGCAATCCGTCAACGAGGAACTGCAATCGACCAACGAGGAGCTTGAAACCTCGAAGGAAGAAATCCAGTCGATCAACGAGGAACTCAACACGGTCAATGCCGAGCTTGTCCGGAAGATCGAAGAGCTGGACAAGACAAGCAGCGATCTGAGAAATCTTTTCGACAGCACGAAGGTCGCAACAGTCTTTCTCGACTCGTTCATGATCATTCGCAGCTTCACGCCCGAGATTGCGAAGATCTACAGCCTGATCCCCACGGATCAAGGCCGACCGCTGACCGACATTGTGCATAACCTCGATTACCATGATCTGCGAACGGATGTGCGGCACGTGCTGCGCACGATGGAACCGCTTGAACGGCGCGTTGCCCGCAGTGACGGCAGCGCGCATTACCTCATGCGCATTCTTCCCTACCGGACACCGGAAAGCGCCATCGACGGCTCACTGGTGACATTCGTCGATGTCACCAGCATTGTCCGGGCCGAGGAACATCAACGGCTGCTGATCGATGAGCTCAATCATCGCGTCAAGAACATGCTGACTGTGGTGATCTCACTGGCGACGCATACACTGCGGCGCAGCACGAGCCTGACCGACTTCGGCAGCATCTTTCTGGGTCGGATTCACGCGCTGACGGCGGCCTATGAACTCGTCACGCGCGACGGCTGGTCGAATGTTCCTCTGCGGGCCGTTCTGGTCGAGGAGTTGAAGCCGTTCATGACGCCGGACGGCGTTAACATCATCCTCGAAGGCCCGGACGTGATGATCGAACCGCGCGGCGCGCTGGCGCTCGGCATGGCGGTCCATGAATTGACGACGAACGCCGCCAAATACGGTGCGCTCTCCGTCGCGGAAGGCACGGTCTCGGTGCAATGGAGCATCGAAAAACGCGACGACGGCGAGTATCTGCGTCTGCACTGGGCAGAGGATTATGGCCCGACCATCAGCCTGCCGGTGCGCCGGGGGTTCGGCATGATGTTGATCGAGCGCGGTCTCGCGCATGATCTGGCGGGCGAGATGACGGTGGACTTCGCACCCGGCGGCGTTAGGGCAAATTTGAGCGCACCGCTCCGCATCAGGCCGGAACTGCTCAACGCGCATCATACAACGGACGACGAGTGA